The following DNA comes from Lepeophtheirus salmonis chromosome 11, UVic_Lsal_1.4, whole genome shotgun sequence.
TATGGACTTGGTGGTCAATATGACGTCCATTTTGACGCTCGTGGGCATTTTGAGTATCCTCCAGTTGATGAAATAACGAGATTTGGCTATGAAAACTACGGAGATCGACTAGCAACATTCATGGTGTATCTCAGAGATGTGCCAATGGGTGGAGCCACTGTTTTtccgaaaataaacatttattctaACGCGCAAAGGGGGGATGCCGTTTTTTGGATCAATTTGTTAAGTGATGGAACACTTGACACACGGACTCTACATGGTGGATGTCCCGTACTAGTTGGATCCAAATGGATAACCAATAAGTGGATCGCTTCAAATGTACAAATGCATCTCTATCCGTGCCCTTTAAAACTGAGTTCAAATATGGATATTCGACCAGCTCTTGaacatttttgaagaagaaaaaaaaaacacgcaataatttgtcaatattaCGATAACAATGAGTCAGAATATATTAGTACACTGATGCTAGCTGTATGAATAGTAAAATATGcgaatgaaattattttgatacgAGTTTATGATTAGCTCTTAGGCTCAAATAATTCGAATTTTCCATCAATCCTCATTTCTTGTATCTCAGATTTTCGATGTGATCCATCACAAAAGGGTGCCTTATTTGTTTGCTTGCAGTTACAGAACCAAACATCTCCGGATTCCGGAGCGATATATGTGAGAGGTCCACCCTGCTCCTTATAAATCCTTTTCCAATATTTACTTCGACAGGTGAGGTCGCAAAAGGGTTGCTCATGTGCCAATCCACAGCCACACCAAGTATATTCCACGTATTTTTCCACTCGAaactacaataaaaacaaataagatcATTAATAATAGAAGAGGTTCActaaattttaagtaataacAGTGCGTTGG
Coding sequences within:
- the LOC121125910 gene encoding uncharacterized protein yields the protein MSALLRSRAFLLGNIRWKSTSKKSINPLSPMRNPVSVIYGEEHAILDAKKGIVADNKPFKFRVEKYVEYTWCGCGLAHEQPFCDLTCRSKYWKRIYKEQGGPLTYIAPESGDVWFCNCKQTNKAPFCDGSHRKSEIQEMRIDGKFELFEPKS